A stretch of the Phaeodactylum tricornutum CCAP 1055/1 chromosome 15, whole genome shotgun sequence genome encodes the following:
- a CDS encoding predicted protein, which yields MKTSFVFLTLFSPLLVLAAVEAQSADVSEQPDKLNNGVPSILEVTGRRLKKGGSSSYGKGGTASSSADSKGKGGKGASGYTKSTKSSKSRKSAKDPKSEKHPKATNAPVPVAAPVVAPVPPPTVAPVPSPIVPFMEVVDVGYSISVEANMGTDMMEFFTELETGLVAAMDILAPEIVAEILAPGGRYLKASVLAIHNQRRLTAVVQLPTSIESLMMMECGNSVIGDDLLCFDIVHSIALEISGDTVPEEFTGLFEEDMDTAIKEDLLRDKLLETNPNSTVIVFPPPVQPTPEVSSPPTLAPTTKPAGAPPGMPVNDPNLVPAPSPTAAPTLMPSTMPLAAPPTGTDWTIRPITADDYWQSVTYANNMFVAVSFDRVMTSPDGINWTPRTAAETGEWRDVTFGKGMFVAVGWSIVMYSSNGVDWTSATKVPAQEWLSVTYGNGLFVAVPYGGNRIMTSSDGMAWTSRTSAADAFWQGVAYGNNMFVAVSQNDGTVMTSPNGINWTAGTAAAANNWISVTYGKGKFVAVSCFGSGKSVMTSADGITWTGHTGVPNTCWWRVTFGGNTFVAVASRGDGSRIMTSSDGETWSSQITPEANTWRGVTFGANTFVAVADSGTNRVMTG from the exons atgaAGACttcctttgtctttcttACTCTCTTTTCCCCTTTGCTCGTGCTTGCGGCTGTAGAGGCGCAGTCTGCTGACGTCTCGGAACAGCCTGACAAGTTG AACAATGGTGTCCCATCCATCCTTGAGGTCACTGGTCGCCGCCTCAAGAAGGGAGGCTCCAGCTCGTATGGCAAAGGCGGCACAGCTTCGTCCAGCGCGGACAGCAAAGGCAAGGGCGGCAAAGGTGCGTCCGGCTATACGAAAAGCACCAAGTCCTCCAAGTCTCGCAAATCGGCAAAGGATCCCAAATCAGAAAAGCACCCCAAGGCTACCAACGCACCTGTACCCGTCGCAGCTCCCGTAGTCGCCCCTGTTCCACCTCCCACCGTCGCTCCCGTCCCATCTCCCATTGTTCCTTTTATGGAGGTTGTGGATGTGGGATACAGCATCTCGGTGGAAGCCAACATGGGGACTGATATGATGGAGTTCTTTACAGAGCTTGAAACAGGACTTGTTGCCGCCATGGATATCTTGGCGCCCGAAATTGTCGCGGAGATTCTTGCCCCCGGAGGACGATACTTGAAGGCTAGTGTCCTGGCCATTCACAATCAGCGCCGTCTGACTGCCGTGGTGCAGTTGCCGACCTCCATTGAATCCTTAATGATGATGG AGTGCGGCAATTCTGTGATTGGCGATGATTTACTTTGCTTTGACATTGTTCATAGCATTGCGCTAGAAATCAGCGGTGACACTGTCCCAGAGGAATTTACGGGGCTCTTTGAAGAAGACATGGACACTGCAATTAAAGAAGATCTGCTACGAGACAAATTGCTTGAGACCAATCCTAACTCTACAGTGATTGTCTTTCCCCCTCCTGTCCAGCCAACTCCCGAAGTGTCCAGCCCCCCGACTTTGGCTCCGACTACGAAGCCCGCCGGCGCTCCGCCAGGAATGCCAGTCAATGACCCCAATTTGGTGCCGGCTCCATCTCCAACTGCAGCCCCAACTTTGATGCCGTCTACGATGCCCTTGGCAGCACCCCCCACTGGAACCGACTGGACAATCAGACCCATTACGGCCGACGATTATTGGCAAAGCGTCACGTACGCGAATAACATGTTTGTCGCAGTCTCATTCGACCGggtcatgaccagtcccGACGGCATAAATTGGACGCCTCGTACCGCTGCGGAAACCGGCGAATGGCGGGACgtcacttttggaaaaggaatgtTTGTTGCAGTGGGATGGAGTATCGTCATGTACAGTTCGAATGGCGTGGATTGGACCAGTGCAACCAAGGTGCCCGCCCAAGAATGGCTTTCCGTCACCTACGGAAACGGATTGTTTGTCGCCGTGCCCTATGGTGGCAATCGTATCATGACCAGTTCGGACGGCATGGCTTGGACGAGTCGTACCAGTGCGGCCGACGCTTTCTGGCAGGGTGTCGCGTACGGGAATAATATGTTTGTGGCAGTTTCTCAGAATGATGGAACggtcatgaccagtccaaACGGCATCAACTGGACGGCTGGTACCGCTGCGGCAGCGAATAATTGGATCAGCGTCACGTACGGCAAAGGGAAGTTTGTCGCAGTGTCTTGTTTTGGCAGCGGCAAAAGTGTCATGACAAGTGCAGATGGCATAACTTGGACTGGCCACACCGGTGTGCCAAACACTTGTTGGTGGCGTGTGACGTTTGGTGGCAACACGTTCGTTGCCGTGGCGTCTCGTGGCGACGGCAGTCGGATCATGACTAGTTCGGATGGCGAAACCTGGTCCTCGCAGATCACTCCCGAAGCGAACACCTGGAGGGGCGTGACTTTTGGCGCAAATACATTTGTGGCGGTAGCGGATAGTGGAACCAATCGAGTCATGACCGGGTAG
- a CDS encoding predicted protein, with the protein MTLQHSLLPQLQRSRRLGILIALVVFQSVTVLLHKQTSVLHPPVPRDLSDPFVLASEPNGQEDLEPMSRIFLEGRATYTSECRRFKLTNITWGQSVAPFVDKVGAKVLVEQMGTSVKIVPTIAVYDTANISDFDAMYMKALPDSIIKPAHATGWTAQVQNKSYVCFKGCKQETHKFQSWLGEPSEIEQAHKVAKKVMQYTLSDVPSPEFQKKEPQYGFVPRRVLIEHRLPVERMKEYHWWIANGQPVFVCIRCDEGRTKRGSYYSSAFQKLEITSILEPCQHLSRPKTWEKMISIVKNMGEHVPGVACIDLYADDLDVYFSEITFTRGKCRTYFQPLVADALLYAMSNDILAAKSITADYVEKTVADRSWVHVSFDLGEPLLSTNKVVNATGFPSGPDLCRNQATANSSVCDHTIDSVASWDLHCVISKENALTAVGQSKIRTIGRIVQKIDWLLVLGLVVLLVLVKFGHKTRQLDRPGPQVFHCFLYLAAVAVFKTFQTHSAGLLSPRPIWYTVVESYQTFKIVHPVTSPAIALSHFATYWISVSAFFSKRLTTMLILWCLYEVCTAFVNEYFHFGEEDDSVRCMRVSFILYTKEYAINDVVRVYLLPPLFVYGYLLPKMMLYWFGPHGCATWTLTRLGLAARVLSLYGVHAPHADHNGGALGTANANHGGGKYSAGFFQTPRVTDTGLHGATRRDGTGGNQGYFPTNVNHSKTL; encoded by the exons ATGACGCTACAGCACAGCTTGCTACCTCAGCTCCAAAGGAGCCGCCGCCTTGGGATCTTAATCGCTCTGGTTGTCTTTCAAAGTGTGACGGTCCTGTTGCACAAACAGACGTCCGTTTTGCATCCGCCAGTTCCTCGAGACTTGTCCGATCCCTTTGTATTGGCCTCGGAACCTAACGGACAAGAAGATCTTGAGCCAATGTCCCGCATTTTTCTAGAGGGAAGAGCAACCTATACTAGCGAATGCAGAAGGTTCAAGTTGACCAACATCACCTGGGGTCAATCGGTCGCTCCTTTCGTTGACAAAGTCGGAGCCAAAGTATTGGTAGAGCAAATGGGAACTTCCGTCAAGATTGTTCCCACCATTGCAGTCTACGACACGGCCAATATATCAGACTTTGACGCCATGTACATGAAGGCCTTGCCAGACTCAATCATCAAACCAGCTCACGCCACCGGATGGACCGCACAAGTCCAAAACAAGAGCTACGTTTGCTTCAAAGGTTGCAAGCAAGAAACACACAAGTTCCAATCCTGGCTCGGAGAGCCTTCGGAAATCGAACAGGCGCACAAAGTCGCAAAGAAGGTAATGCAGTATACCCTTTCCGACGTTCCCAGCCCCGAGTTTCAAAAGAAAGAACCCCAGTATGGGTTTGTTCCTCGTCGGGTCCTCATCGAACACCGACTGCCCGTAGAACGCATGAAGGAATACCACTGGTGGATTGCCAACGGACAACCAGTTTTTGTCTGTATCCGATGTGATGAAGGGCGGACGAAACGTGGATCCTACTATTCTTCCGCCTTTCAAAAGCTGGAAATCACCAGTATCTTGGAACCTTGCCAGCATTTGTCACGGCCCAAGACTTGGGAAAAGATGATTTCCATTGTGAAAAATATGGGTGAGCACGTTCCTGGGGTAGCGTGCATCGATCTCTACGCCGACGATTTGGATGTCTACTTCTCCGAAATCACTTTCACACGAGGTAAATGCCGAACATACTTCCAACCGCTCGTGGCCGATGCCCTCTTATACGCAATGAGCAACGATATCCTCGCTGCCAAAAGCATCACCGCTGACTACGTCGAGAAAACAGTTGCCGATCGATCGTGGGTTCACGTTTCGTTCGACCTCGGCGAGCCTCTTCTTAGCACTAACAAGGTTGTCAACGCAACAGGATTTCCGTCGGGGCCTGATCTTTGTCGAAACCAAGCAACTGCCAATTCCTCCGTCTGCGACCACACCATAGATTCAGTTGCGAGCTGGGACTTGCATTGTGTTATCAGCAAGGAGAACGCTTTAACAGCGGTGGGTCAATCAAAAATTCGGACAATCGGTCGTATCGTTCAGAAGATTGACTGGCTGTTGGTTCTTGGTCTGGTAGTGTTACTAGTgcttgtcaagtttggacaCAAGACACGGCAACTTGACCGACCAGGGCCTCAAGTCTTTCATTGCTTCCTTTATTTGGCTGCAGTTGCGGTATTCAAGACCTTTCAAACCCATTCTGCAGGCCTTCTATCACCGAGACCAATCTGGTACACTGTAGTCGAAAGTTACCAAactttcaaaattgtccaTCCTGTGACATCCCCGGCAATTGCATTATCGCATTTTGCGACTTACTGGATTTCCGTCAGCGcattcttttccaaaagattgACTACAATGTTGATTCTTTGGTGCCTGTATGAAGTCTGTACAGCTTTTGTAAACGAATACTTTCACTTTGGTGAGGAGGACGATTCGGTGAGATGCATGCGAGTTTCGTTCATTCTTTACACCAAAGAATACGCTATCAATGACGTCGTGAGGGTCTACTTGCTGCCGCCTCTCTTTGTGTATGGGTATCTGTTGCCCAAGATGATGCTCTATTGGTTTGGTCCCCATG GTTGCGCAACCTGGACACTGACCAGATTGGGATTGGCTGCAAGAGTGTTGAGTTTGTATGGTGTTCATGCCCCTCACGCTGACCACAATGGAGGCGCGCTCGGCACCGCCAACGCAAATCACGGCGGTGGCAAGTACAGCGCAGGATTCTTCCAGACGCCGAGGGTCACTGACACGGGCCTGCATGGCGCCACTAGACGCGACGGCACCGGAGGCAACCAAGGATACTTCCCAACAAACGTCAACCACAGCAAGACTTTGTAA